Proteins co-encoded in one Hyla sarda isolate aHylSar1 chromosome 4, aHylSar1.hap1, whole genome shotgun sequence genomic window:
- the USP44 gene encoding ubiquitin carboxyl-terminal hydrolase 44 isoform X1, whose translation MDKCRHVGRLRLAQDHSILNPQKWHCVDCNTTESVWGCLSCAHVACGRYIEEHALQHFQESKHPMALEVNELYVFCYLCDDYVLNDNATGDLKLLRSTLSAIKSQNYDCTTRSGRTLRSMVAVDDSYSSHQGAKALLQTEDLTFTALWHRRHALLGKVFRSWLALTPCGKQRLEEERLREKAERKREEARKRRQLQKHKLKEEMESTPPRKSSRLQQQMQKPIKMVLPTMQKTYQKTVSTTKQKTSQPTSNDVQKKNLGDSPIKRKPTVTPGVTGLRNLGNTCYMNSILQILSHLHVFRECFLQLDLNQTQELLAAAANGKTKSSSQIPPAADLARIAKKHTKVERSLVKRQSSSSGLSGGASKSRNMELIQHKPSSTHISLCHELHTLFQVMWSGKWALVSPFAMLHSVWRLIPAFRGYAQQDAQEFLCELLDKVQQELETSGTRYPTLIPSCQKKLIKQVLNVVNNIFHGQLLSQVTCLACDNKSNTIEPFWDLSLEFPERYHCNGKETASQRPCLLTEMLAKFTETEALEGKIYACEQCNTKRRKFSSKPVILTEAQKQLMVCGLPQVLRLHLKRFRWSGRNHREKIGVHVQFDQMLNMEPYCCRESTASLKTDSFIYDLSAVVMHHGKGFGSGHYTAFCYNPEGGFWVHCNDSKLHTCTVEEVCKAQAYIIFYTQRVPQENGHLSNRLLGLGTPPSSPPSTPC comes from the exons ATGGATAAATGTAGGCATGTGGGCCGGTTACGGCTCGCTCAGGATCATTCAATATTAAACCCTCAAAAATGGCACTGTGTGGATTGTAACACTACAGAATCTGTGTGGGGCTGCCTGAGCTGTGCACATGTGGCATGTGGTCGATACATCGAAGAGCATGCACTGCAACACTTTCAGGAAAGCAAGCATCCTATGGCACTGGAAGTGAATGAACTATATGTATTCTGTTACCTTTGTGATGATTATGTTCTTAATGACAATGCCACTGGTGACCTTAAACTTTTACGGAGCACATTGAGTGCCATCAAAAGTCAAAACTATGACTGCACAACACGTAGTGGTCGGACATTGCGGTCAATGGTAGCTGTGGATGACTCCTATAGTTCTCATCAAGGTGCTAAAGCACTTCTACAAACTGAAGACCTCACGTTCACTGCTCTTTGGCATCGGAGACACGCTCTCTTGGGAAAAGTGTTTAGATCATGGTTGGCTTTGACTCCTTGTGGTAAACAAAGGTTAGAAGAGGAACGCCTCAGGGAGAAGGCGGAAAGAAAAAGGGAGGAAGCCAGGAAAAGGCGCCAGCTGCAAAAGCACAAATTAAAAGAAGAGATGGAAAGTACGCCCCCAAGAAAGAGTTCCCGCTTGCAACAGCAAATGCAAAAACCTATTAAGATGGTGCTGCCAACAATGCAGAAAACCTACCAAAAAACTGTATCTaccacaaaacaaaaaacatcacAACCTACCTCTAATGAtgtacagaaaaaaaacctggGTGATTCTCCAATAAAACGGAAACCCACTGTGACCCCTGGGGTGACAGGACTGAGAAACCTGGGGAACACTTGCTATATGAACTCTATTCTTCAGATCTTGAGTCACTTGCACGTGTTCCGGGAGTGTTTCTTACAGCTTGATCTCAATCAAACTCAGGAGTTATTGGCAGCTGCAGCCAATGGAAAAACAAAGTCCTCTAGCCAAATCCCTCCTGCTGCAGACCTAGCTAGAATAGCAAAAAAGCACACAAAAGTGGAGAGGTCTTTGGTAAAGCGCCAAAGCTCTTCATCTGGCCTTAGTGGCGGAGCATCAAAGAGTCGAAACATGGAACTCATTCAACATAAACCTAGCTCAACGCACATTTCTCTTTGTCATGAGTTGCATACACTCTTCCAAGTCATGTGGTCTGGTAAGTGGGCACTGGTCTCCCCCTTTGCCATGCTTCATTCAGTCTGGAGGCTGATACCAGCCTTTCGTGGATACGCACAGCAAGATGCTCAGGAATTTCTTTGTGAACTTTTGGATAAAGTACAACAAGAACTGGAGACATCTGGGACCAGGTACCCAACGCTGATTCCCAGTTGTCAGAAGAAACTCATTAAACAAGTCCTGAATGTGGTCAacaacatttttcatggacaactTCTTAGTCAG gtcACTTGTCTTGCCTGTGATAATAAGTCTAATACGATAGAACCCTTCTGGGACTTGTCACTGGAGTTTCCTGAGAGGTATCACTGCAATGGCAAGGAGACTGCCTCCCAGCGGCCTTGCCTATTGACTGAGATGCTGGCAAAGTTCACGGAGACAGAGGCATTAGAGGGAAAGATCTACGCATGTGAACAGTGCAACA CAAAACGCAGAAAATTTTCATCAAAGCCAGTTATTCTTACAGAAGCCCAGAAGCAACTGATGGTGTGTGGACTACCTCAAGTTCTGAGACTGCATCTCAAGAGGTTCAG GTGGTCCGGTCGCAATCATCGTGAGAAAATTGGGGTGCATGTCCAGTTCGATCAGATGCTAAACATGGAGCCATACTGCTGTAGAGAGTCCACTGCAAGCCTGAAGACAGACTCTTTTATTTATGATTTGTCTGCAGTAGTGATGCATCATGGGAAGGGATTTGGTTCTGGGCATTATACAGCCTTCTGCTACAACCCAGAAGGAG GATTCTGGGTTCATTGTAATGACTCCAAGCTGCATACCTGCACAGTTGAAGAAGTCTGCAAGGCCCAAGCGTATATTATATTCTACACCCAGCGTGTCCCTCAGGAGAATGGACACTTATCAAACAGGCTTTTAGGTCTTGGTACCCCTCCGAGCAGCCCACCGTCCACACCTTGCTGA
- the USP44 gene encoding ubiquitin carboxyl-terminal hydrolase 44 isoform X2: protein MDKCRHVGRLRLAQDHSILNPQKWHCVDCNTTESVWGCLSCAHVACGRYIEEHALQHFQESKHPMALEVNELYVFCYLCDDYVLNDNATGDLKLLRSTLSAIKSQNYDCTTRSGRTLRSMVAVDDSYSSHQGAKALLQTEDLTFTALWHRRHALLGKVFRSWLALTPCGKQRLEEERLREKAERKREEARKRRQLQKHKLKEEMESTPPRKSSRLQQQMQKPIKMVLPTMQKTYQKTVSTTKQKTSQPTSNDVQKKNLGDSPIKRKPTVTPGVTGLRNLGNTCYMNSILQILSHLHVFRECFLQLDLNQTQELLAAAANGKTKSSSQIPPAADLARIAKKHTKVERSLVKRQSSSSGLSGGASKSRNMELIQHKPSSTHISLCHELHTLFQVMWSGKWALVSPFAMLHSVWRLIPAFRGYAQQDAQEFLCELLDKVQQELETSGTRYPTLIPSCQKKLIKQVLNVVNNIFHGQLLSQVTCLACDNKSNTIEPFWDLSLEFPERYHCNGKETASQRPCLLTEMLAKFTETEALEGKIYACEQCNKAQKQLMVCGLPQVLRLHLKRFRWSGRNHREKIGVHVQFDQMLNMEPYCCRESTASLKTDSFIYDLSAVVMHHGKGFGSGHYTAFCYNPEGGFWVHCNDSKLHTCTVEEVCKAQAYIIFYTQRVPQENGHLSNRLLGLGTPPSSPPSTPC, encoded by the exons ATGGATAAATGTAGGCATGTGGGCCGGTTACGGCTCGCTCAGGATCATTCAATATTAAACCCTCAAAAATGGCACTGTGTGGATTGTAACACTACAGAATCTGTGTGGGGCTGCCTGAGCTGTGCACATGTGGCATGTGGTCGATACATCGAAGAGCATGCACTGCAACACTTTCAGGAAAGCAAGCATCCTATGGCACTGGAAGTGAATGAACTATATGTATTCTGTTACCTTTGTGATGATTATGTTCTTAATGACAATGCCACTGGTGACCTTAAACTTTTACGGAGCACATTGAGTGCCATCAAAAGTCAAAACTATGACTGCACAACACGTAGTGGTCGGACATTGCGGTCAATGGTAGCTGTGGATGACTCCTATAGTTCTCATCAAGGTGCTAAAGCACTTCTACAAACTGAAGACCTCACGTTCACTGCTCTTTGGCATCGGAGACACGCTCTCTTGGGAAAAGTGTTTAGATCATGGTTGGCTTTGACTCCTTGTGGTAAACAAAGGTTAGAAGAGGAACGCCTCAGGGAGAAGGCGGAAAGAAAAAGGGAGGAAGCCAGGAAAAGGCGCCAGCTGCAAAAGCACAAATTAAAAGAAGAGATGGAAAGTACGCCCCCAAGAAAGAGTTCCCGCTTGCAACAGCAAATGCAAAAACCTATTAAGATGGTGCTGCCAACAATGCAGAAAACCTACCAAAAAACTGTATCTaccacaaaacaaaaaacatcacAACCTACCTCTAATGAtgtacagaaaaaaaacctggGTGATTCTCCAATAAAACGGAAACCCACTGTGACCCCTGGGGTGACAGGACTGAGAAACCTGGGGAACACTTGCTATATGAACTCTATTCTTCAGATCTTGAGTCACTTGCACGTGTTCCGGGAGTGTTTCTTACAGCTTGATCTCAATCAAACTCAGGAGTTATTGGCAGCTGCAGCCAATGGAAAAACAAAGTCCTCTAGCCAAATCCCTCCTGCTGCAGACCTAGCTAGAATAGCAAAAAAGCACACAAAAGTGGAGAGGTCTTTGGTAAAGCGCCAAAGCTCTTCATCTGGCCTTAGTGGCGGAGCATCAAAGAGTCGAAACATGGAACTCATTCAACATAAACCTAGCTCAACGCACATTTCTCTTTGTCATGAGTTGCATACACTCTTCCAAGTCATGTGGTCTGGTAAGTGGGCACTGGTCTCCCCCTTTGCCATGCTTCATTCAGTCTGGAGGCTGATACCAGCCTTTCGTGGATACGCACAGCAAGATGCTCAGGAATTTCTTTGTGAACTTTTGGATAAAGTACAACAAGAACTGGAGACATCTGGGACCAGGTACCCAACGCTGATTCCCAGTTGTCAGAAGAAACTCATTAAACAAGTCCTGAATGTGGTCAacaacatttttcatggacaactTCTTAGTCAG gtcACTTGTCTTGCCTGTGATAATAAGTCTAATACGATAGAACCCTTCTGGGACTTGTCACTGGAGTTTCCTGAGAGGTATCACTGCAATGGCAAGGAGACTGCCTCCCAGCGGCCTTGCCTATTGACTGAGATGCTGGCAAAGTTCACGGAGACAGAGGCATTAGAGGGAAAGATCTACGCATGTGAACAGTGCAACA AAGCCCAGAAGCAACTGATGGTGTGTGGACTACCTCAAGTTCTGAGACTGCATCTCAAGAGGTTCAG GTGGTCCGGTCGCAATCATCGTGAGAAAATTGGGGTGCATGTCCAGTTCGATCAGATGCTAAACATGGAGCCATACTGCTGTAGAGAGTCCACTGCAAGCCTGAAGACAGACTCTTTTATTTATGATTTGTCTGCAGTAGTGATGCATCATGGGAAGGGATTTGGTTCTGGGCATTATACAGCCTTCTGCTACAACCCAGAAGGAG GATTCTGGGTTCATTGTAATGACTCCAAGCTGCATACCTGCACAGTTGAAGAAGTCTGCAAGGCCCAAGCGTATATTATATTCTACACCCAGCGTGTCCCTCAGGAGAATGGACACTTATCAAACAGGCTTTTAGGTCTTGGTACCCCTCCGAGCAGCCCACCGTCCACACCTTGCTGA